A window of the Pangasianodon hypophthalmus isolate fPanHyp1 chromosome 12, fPanHyp1.pri, whole genome shotgun sequence genome harbors these coding sequences:
- the pde6gb gene encoding phosphodiesterase 6G, cGMP-specific, rod, gamma, paralog b produces MNLEPPKSEFKSATRVTGGPATPRKGPPKFKQRQTRQFKSKPPKKGIQGFGDDIPGMEGLGTDITVICPWEAFSHLELHELAQYGII; encoded by the exons ATGAATCTCGAGCCCCCTAAATCCGAATTTAAGTCGGCCACCCGGGTGACCGGAGGCCCAGCCACGCCACGCAAAGGCCCACCCAAATTTAAACAGAGGCAGACTCGCCAGTTTAAGAGCAAACCACCAAAGAAGGGCATCCAGGG ATTTGGAGACGATATTCCTGGTATGGAAGGTTTAGGCACTG ACATCACAGTCATCTGCCCTTGGGAGGCCTTCAGCCACTTGGAGCTGCACGAGCTGGCTCAATACGGCATCATCTGA